The following proteins are encoded in a genomic region of Methanobrevibacter sp.:
- the ilvD gene encoding dihydroxy-acid dehydratase, translated as MKSDNIKKGIQRAPHRSLLRACGLKDKDFEKPFIGIANSFTDIVPGHIHLRELVEFVKEGIIAAGGIPFEFDTMAVCDGIAMNHEGMKYSLPSREIIAATVESMAKGHSFDGLVLIPSCDKVVPGMIMGATRVNVPTIVVTGGPMIAGRYNDKNVDLISVYEAVGEHSAGKMTAEEVEELERCACPGAGSCSGLFTANTMACVTETLGLSLPMCATTHAEDKANQEVAYESGKRIVELVKEDIKPSDILTQEAFNNAIAVDMALGGSSNTALHIPALASEVGGLEVDLDLFDKISREVPHIALISPAGQDTMMDLHEAGGIPAVLKTLGDKIDTDQITVTGKTIAENIEDVEVKNENVIHPLDNPVHEDGGIAILKGNIAPNGSVVKKGAVADDLMHLKGPAKVYTSEEDVTAAIFNHEIDEGDIIVIIYEGPKGGPGMREMLNPTSAIAGMNIKNVGLITDGRFSGGTRGPCIGHISPEAMAGGPIGAIRDGDIIEIDINNRSINVDLTDEEIASRLAEMEYPEKDVDGWLSIYQKLVSSADKGAILR; from the coding sequence ATGAAAAGTGATAATATTAAAAAAGGAATTCAAAGAGCACCACACAGGTCTTTGTTAAGGGCTTGTGGTCTTAAAGATAAAGATTTTGAAAAACCTTTTATTGGAATTGCTAACAGTTTTACAGATATTGTTCCAGGACACATTCACCTTAGAGAATTGGTAGAATTTGTAAAGGAAGGAATAATAGCTGCTGGAGGTATTCCTTTTGAATTTGATACAATGGCAGTTTGTGATGGTATTGCCATGAATCATGAAGGAATGAAGTATTCCCTTCCTTCAAGAGAAATTATTGCAGCAACTGTTGAAAGTATGGCAAAAGGACATAGTTTTGACGGTTTGGTACTGATTCCAAGTTGTGATAAGGTAGTTCCAGGAATGATTATGGGAGCTACCAGGGTAAATGTTCCTACAATCGTTGTTACTGGAGGACCAATGATTGCTGGACGCTACAATGACAAAAACGTTGATTTAATTAGTGTTTATGAAGCTGTTGGAGAACATTCTGCAGGAAAAATGACAGCTGAAGAGGTTGAAGAACTTGAAAGATGCGCATGTCCTGGAGCTGGAAGCTGCTCTGGTTTGTTTACAGCTAATACAATGGCTTGCGTTACAGAAACTTTAGGTTTGTCATTGCCGATGTGTGCAACTACTCATGCAGAGGACAAGGCAAACCAGGAAGTGGCTTATGAATCAGGTAAGCGCATAGTGGAATTGGTAAAAGAGGACATCAAGCCATCTGATATTTTAACCCAGGAAGCCTTCAACAACGCTATTGCTGTCGACATGGCATTAGGTGGTTCAAGTAACACTGCACTTCACATTCCAGCTTTAGCAAGTGAAGTTGGTGGATTGGAAGTGGATTTGGACTTATTTGATAAAATAAGCCGTGAAGTGCCACATATTGCATTAATTTCACCTGCTGGTCAAGACACAATGATGGATTTACATGAGGCTGGAGGTATTCCTGCAGTTCTAAAAACATTAGGGGATAAAATTGACACAGATCAAATAACCGTAACCGGAAAGACCATAGCTGAGAATATTGAAGATGTTGAAGTTAAAAACGAAAATGTAATCCATCCGCTAGACAATCCTGTTCATGAAGATGGTGGAATCGCTATTTTGAAAGGAAACATTGCTCCTAATGGTTCAGTTGTTAAAAAAGGTGCAGTTGCCGATGATTTGATGCATCTTAAAGGACCTGCAAAAGTATATACAAGTGAAGAGGATGTTACAGCAGCAATATTCAACCATGAAATTGATGAAGGGGACATTATTGTAATTATCTACGAAGGCCCTAAAGGAGGCCCAGGTATGAGGGAGATGCTCAACCCAACATCTGCTATTGCAGGAATGAATATTAAAAATGTGGGTCTTATTACTGACGGTAGATTCTCAGGTGGAACTAGAGGTCCTTGTATAGGTCATATTTCTCCAGAAGCTATGGCTGGCGGCCCTATTGGAGCAATTAGGGATGGAGACATAATTGAAATTGATATCAATAACCGTTCAATCAACGTTGACTTGACTGATGAGGAAATCGCATCCAGATTGGCTGAAATGGAATATCCTGAAAAAGATGTTGATGGTTGGCTTTCCATTTATCAAAAACTTGTTTCCTCAGCAGATAAAGGAGCTATCTTAAGGTAA